A DNA window from Zingiber officinale cultivar Zhangliang chromosome 3A, Zo_v1.1, whole genome shotgun sequence contains the following coding sequences:
- the LOC122050206 gene encoding ice-structuring protein 4-like translates to MPVLIWDLCLDVVLHACFRRSHAAVAVAAAAFAVSAAAVAAFAAVAASVAAVDASPAAVAAAVDFSVAVAAPAAIAAAVTFSVAVTAPAAIAAAASAAAVAFSVAVAAPAQPPPPLLLLSPLLRP, encoded by the coding sequence ATGCCAGTGCTCATCTGGGACTTGTGCCTCGACGTTGTGCTCCATGCGTGCTTCCGCCGCAGCCACGCTGCAGTAGCCGTTGCAGCCGCCGCATTCGCCGTCTCCGCCGCTGCAGTCGCCGCATTCGCCGCAGTCGCCGCCTCAGTCGCCGCAGTCGACGCCTCACCCGCTGCAGTTGCCGCCGCAGTCGACTTCTCTGTCGCCGTCGCCGCCCCTGCGGCAATCGCCGCCGCAGTCACCTTTTCTGTTGCCGTCACCGCCCCTGCGGCAATCGCCGCCGCAGCCTCCGCCGCCGCAGTCGCCTTTTCTGTCGCCGTCGCCGCCCCAGCGCAGCCTCCGCCGCCGCTGTTGCTTCTCTCACCGCTCCTGCGACCATAG